In Odontesthes bonariensis isolate fOdoBon6 chromosome 6, fOdoBon6.hap1, whole genome shotgun sequence, one genomic interval encodes:
- the cox6a1 gene encoding cytochrome c oxidase subunit 6A1, mitochondrial, protein MAVFGRFSQALLRSSLTQTRRQLSAAAAEHGEQSAKTWKILTFVVALPGVAVCMLNMYLKEQHHEHEQPEFVPYSHLRIRSKRFPWGDGSKTLFHNAHVNALPDGYEGHDE, encoded by the exons ATGGCGGTCTTTGGACGCTTCTCACAGGCTTTGCTGAGGTCTTCTTTGACCCAAACTCGGCGTcagctttctgctgctgctgccgagcACGGCGAGCAGTCAG CTAAAACATGGAAGATCCTCACCTTTGTGGTTGCCCTGCCTGGTGTTGCGGTGTGCATGCTGAACATGTATTTGAAAGAGCAGCATCATGAACATGAGCAGCCAGAGTTTGTCCCGTACTCCCACCTTCGCATTCGCTCCAAG CGTTTCCCCTGGGGAGATGGCAGCAAAACTCTCTTCCACAACGCACATGTGAATGCCCTTCCTGATGGATACGAGGGACATGACGAGTAA
- the LOC142382498 gene encoding uncharacterized protein LOC142382498, translating to MMNPDRDFQIMRKQERAHFFSPKELELILKLYEEEREILTSKSNTTSASKLREEAWQRIADKINVVSDSGYKRSWQQVKVKHKNIVQTAKRKRAEVMRNEGVSDTPSLTSAEDDVLHQKDDTLRVEVLPGGACIAPITGSDSSFMSVSGHPVLLLPVTKTEPESLSGDETDISDTHFEGDVHRSSSQDVGNSAEATTGGRSAEKQTEDLRALYCCYLKKEMENRNQEMAYRELKMRKLEKEILLLDKQLM from the exons ATGATGAACCCAGACAGAG ATTTCCAGATTATGAGGAAACAGGAGAGGGCCCATTTTTTCAGCCCTAAAGAGCTGGAACTCATTCTGAAGTTGTACGAAGAGGAGCGAGAGATCCTCACATCTAAATCCAACACCACCAGTGCCTCTAAATTGAGAGAAGAAGCCTGGCAGAGGATTGctgataaaataaatgt GGTGTCAGACAGTGGCTACAAAAGGTCATGGCAGCAAGTAAAAGTCAAGCACAAGAACATAGTCCAAACAG CAAAACGAAAAAGAGCCGAAGTCATGAGAAATGAGGGCGTGTCGGACACTCCGTCTCTGACCTCTGCTGAGGACGATGTGCTGCATCAAAAAGACGACACGCTCAGAGTAGAGGTCCTGCCTGGAGGGGCCTGTATTGCCCCCATAACCGGATCTGATAGCTCTTTTATGAGTG TGTCGGGCCATCCAGTCCTCCTCCTGCCTGTAACAAAGACAGAGCCAGAGAGCTTGAGCGGTGATGAAACAGACATCAGTGACACTCATTTTGAAGGG GATGTTCACAGAAGCAGTTCACAAGACGTGGGCAACTCAGCAGAGGCTACAACTGGTGGCCGGAGTGCAGAG AAGCAGACAGAAGATCTGAGGGCCCTCTACTGCTGTTACCTCAAAAAGGAGATGGAGAACCGGAACCAAGAGATGGCATACAGAGAACTTAAAATGAGGAAGCTGGAAAAAGAAATACTATTACTTGACAAGCAGCTAATGTGA
- the hps4 gene encoding BLOC-3 complex member HPS4, with protein sequence MAELMLPSLRRCNYFFLYDGSKVRGEGDLTREGICYFYPEETPLDKQELLCGQLAGVGRCVSELSSSPIRTLRLRRCKFAVRMKDDFFWALGCSGEVPIISVLELLDQLINLFCFYNGSVRQSYQLNSQETLAAQWARYLSHLQSGPSELYNIFPCLITIDSTNVDPLLLLKAALILQACQRCPLVLAGCILFKGRVVSTQMSPELTMKIMVHEIETYTKAQRSNELSTFSSLGSAVGSTNVFLTTSELLYLQSAPVDKDFSSHSTPVKDAPPRRTRLSRTLSDTPSTESEPSDPSSSQTPQKLCFSLHLSESDNSVFSPALSHKAANSTSPSTQSLGPTLSNGSNSHETEEEAPENSYYHSFHSNDGGGSRLQSGEDNSAFEENPHLNGGDGDGGAACGKVYDHRGADSRNDQEHDDKMVVGDSGVCCKIAKGHRAELRHPPPLSCAFDSLEESLLIPMTLYMHRVNSLVLTLLVEPHFMSDTASTEEVYHSSLASLNGLEAHLRNISRGAPGAPGPYIFAHFDCIQSTLTTNASGRPGGAPEHPFVRATSLLHSHFCNTETLQEAIIRSAGAAVYGTRSVAQETYFQQHGGSLRNSGIPNHQDSAFSLPSKARHRLLKHGVNLL encoded by the exons ATGGCTGAGCTTATGCTGCCCAGCTTAAGAAG GTGTAATTATTTCTTCCTCTATGATGGATCCAAGGTCAGAGGAGAGGGCGACCTTACAAGAGAGGGAATCTGCTATTTCTACCCCGAAGAG ACCCCTTTAGATaagcaggagctgctctgcggACAGCTGGCCGGCGTGGGCCGCTGTGTCTCTGAGCTTTCCTCCTCTCCCATCCGCACACTGAGGCTGCGTCGCTGTAAGTTTGCTGTCCGCATGAAGGATGACTTCTTCTGG GCTCTGGGCTGCTCAGGGGAAGTTCCTATCATCAGTGTCCTGGAGCTTCTGGATCAGCTCATAAACCTCTTCTGTTTCTACAACGGTTCTGTTCGCCAGAGCTATCAG CTTAACAGTCAGGAAACTCTGGCAGCTCAATGGGCACGCTACCTCTCCCACCTGCAGTCAGGACCCTCAGAGCTGTACAACATCTTCCCGTGTTTAATCACCATCGATTCAACTAAT GTTGATCCACTTCTCCTTCTCAAAGCCGCCCTCATTCTTCAGGCATGCCAGCGCTGCCCTCTAGTGCTAGCAGGCTGTATTCTTTTCAAAGGAAG AGTTGTTAGCACACAGATGTCTCCAGAGCTCACAATGAAGATCATGGTTCATGAGATTGAAACATACACCAAG gCCCAGAGGTCCAATGAACTAAGCACATTCAGCTCACTTGGCAGTGCTGTGGGCTCCACAAATGTGTTCCTCACCACGTCTGAACTCCTGTACCTGCAGTCTGCTCCTGTCGACAAAGATTTCAG CTCCCACTCTACCCCAGTCAAAGATGCTCCCCCAAGGAGGACCCGCCTTTCGAGGACTTTATCAGACACACCCTCAACTGAGTCAGAGCCATCTGATCCAAGTTCCTCTCAAACTCCCCAGAAGTTGTGCTTCAGCCTTCACCTTTCAGAATCAGATAACTCTGTGTTTAGCCCAGCTCTGTCACACAAAGCCGCCAATTCAACCAGCCCCTCAACTCAGTCACTCGGGCCTACACTCTCAAACGGAAGTAACTCTCATGAAACTGAGGAGGAAGCACCGGAAAACTCATATTATCACAGTTTTCACAGCAACGACGGCGGAGGCAGCAGGTTGCAAAGCGGCGAAGACAATTCGGCGTTTGAGGAAAACCCCCATCTAAACGGAGGTGACGGAGATGGAGGCGCTGCCTGTGGGAAAGTTTATGACCACAGAGGGGCTGATTCCAGGAATGATCAGGAACATGATGATAAGATGGTGGTGGGAGATAGTGGGGTCTGCTGTAAGATTGCTAAAGGCCACAGGGCAGAGCTGAGacaccctcctcctctctcctgtgccttTGACAGCTTAGAGGAGAGTCTACTGATCCCAATGACACTTTATATGCACCGGGTTAACAGCTTGGTGCTGACTCTGCTGGTGGAACCTCATTTCATGAGTGACACTGCATCTACAGAGGAAGTg TATCACAGTAGCTTGGCTTCACTCAATGGACTCGAGGCCCATCTCAGGAACATCTCCCGAGGGGCCCCAGGTGCTCCAGGACCCTACATATTTGCCCATTTTGATTGCATTCAGAGCACTCTGACAA CCAACGCGTCTGGCAGACCAGGGGGAGCCCCGGAGCATCCTTTTGTCAGAGCCACATCACTTCTTCACTCGCATTTCTGTAACACTGAAACTCTGCAGGAGGCTATTATAAG GAGTGCTGGAGCTGCTGTGTATGGAACCCGCAGCGTGGCCCAGGAGACTTACTTCCAGCAGCACGGGGGATCGCTGAGGAACTCTGGCATTCCTAACCACCAGGACAGTGCTTTCTCGCTGCCCAGCAAGGCCCGACACAGACTGCTGAAACACGGAGTTAACCTGCTGTGA
- the LOC142382967 gene encoding uncharacterized protein LOC142382967: MAASNYIWIASFLISVMISNVGVFGRAVNSLGSLSQLSKTEDEPSEPPLRMDVLRHREQCAELTAPWLENTQKAPGNDATLLKLHVRPLTSGAPRGLVFPGKSLFSFIRRVYRCCQEGVNCWSVKGIQGRLREDADVEFVLSREILSLAVMRAELHLKVSNPQHLDIHPIIPFMAKHNLPTRYRLRLVGDTVELRVDLLFLFQSQHEVAGGAGRGPSLINIRLPTLFPNEDLPGEKSSLGALQDTNSDVWGEGLTHTLPVMDLGLILGCSRDGSDVPCETGGSRLSHTPFMALYFRRN, from the exons ATGGCCGCATCAAACTACATCTGGATTGCTTCATTTCTTATCTCAGTGATGATAAGTAATGTAGGAGTATTTGGTCGCGCGGTGAACTCGCTTGGATCTCTGTCACAGTTGTCAAAAACTGAAGATGAACCCTCTGAACCGCCTTTACGCATGGACGTACTGAGGCACCGGGAGCAGTGCGCGGAGCTGACTGCCCCGTGGCTGGAAAACACGCAGAAAGCCCCCGGGAATGACGCGACCCTGCTGAAACTCCATGTGCGGCCCCTTACTTCAGGGGCCCCGCGCGGGTTAGTCTTCCCTGGAAAGTCTCTTTTCAGTTTTATAAGACGAGTTTACCGTTGCTGTCAAGAGGGAGTAAACTGCTGGAGCGTCAAAGGCATTCAAGGTCGCTTGAGAGAAG ATGCAGACGTGGAGTTTGTCCTCAGTAGGGAGATTTTATCACTGGCAGTTATGAGAGCCGAGCTTCACCTTAAGGTTTCTAATCCTCAGCATCTGGACATCCACCCCATAATTCCATTCATGGCAAAGCACAACCTACCTACGCG GTACCGTCTGCGTTTAGTGGGTGACACAGTGGAGCTGAGAGTGGATCTGCTGTTCCTTTTCCAGAGCCAGCATGAAGTGGCAGGTGGTGCAGGACGGGGTCCCAGCTTGATAAACATACGTTTGCCGACGCTCTTCCCCAACGAGGACTTACCAGGTGAAAAGTCCTCTTTAGGGGCTTTGCAGGACACAAATAGTGATGTGTGGGGGGAAGGGCTGACCCACACACTGCCAGTTATGGACCTGGGCTTGATCCTGGGCTGCAGTCGGGATGGATCAGACGTACCCTGTGAAACTGGTGGCAGTCGCCTCTCACACACACCCTTCATGGCTCTATACTTCAGAAGAAATTAG
- the mlec gene encoding malectin — protein sequence MQPLLVAGLVAAVLSLLSEQCWADGGGPSLADRVIWAVNAGGETHVDVHGIHFKKDPLEGKLGKASDYGVRLPILRSSPEDQILYQTERYNEDTFGYDVPIREEGDYILVLKFAEVYFAQSQQKVFDVRLNGHIVVKDLDIFDRVGHSTAHDEIVPFSIRRGKLSVQREVSTFNNKLTVEFVKGYYDNPKVCALYVMKGTLEDVPKLQPHPGLEKPDEVEEDEDDSEGGEEGGKKKVPTGSKNRVQSGPRTPNPYAADNSSLMFPILVAFGVFIPTLFCLCRL from the exons ATGCAGCCGCTACTCGTCGCCGGGCTGGTCGCAGCAGTGCTGTCGCTCCTGTCCGAGCAGTGTTGGGCGGACGGCGGGGGCCCCAGCCTCGCAGATCGGGTTATCTGGGCTGTTAATGCCGGGGGTGAAACGCATGTAGACGTACACGGTATTCACTTCAAAAAGGACCCATTGGAGGGGAAACTGGGTAAAG CATCTGATTATGGGGTGCGTCTGCCAATACTGCGCTCCAGTCCAGAGGACCAGATCCTGTACCAGACAGAGCGTTACAATGAAGACACTTTTGGATATGATGTTCCTATTCGTGAGGAAGGAGACTACATATTAGTCTTGAAGTTTGCAGAAGTTTACTTTGCACAGTCGCAGCAAAAG GTGTTTGACGTCCGTCTAAATGGCCACATTGTGGTGAAGGACCTGGACATCTTTGATCGAGTGGGACACAGTACTGCTCACGATGAGATAGTGCCCTTCTCCATTAGACGAGGCAAGCTGAGTGTGCAGAGAGAGGTgtccacattcaacaacaagcTCACTGTGGAGTTCGTAAAG GGTTATTATGACAACCCCAAGGTCTGCGCTCTCTATGTCATGAAGGGAACTTTAGAAG ATGTACCGAAACTTCAGCCTCACCCTGGCTTGGAGAAGCCAGATGAagtggaggaagatgaggacgACAGTGAAGGAGGTGAAGAAGGTGGGAAGAAAAAGGTCCCAACAGGTTCCAAGAACAGGGTCCAGTCTGGCCCCCGAACACCAAACCCCTACGCGGCAGACAACAGTAGCCTAATGTTTCCCATCCTCGTTGCATTTGGGGTGTTCATCCCCACACTGTTCTGCCTCTGCCGGCTGTGA